The Roseofilum casamattae BLCC-M143 genome window below encodes:
- a CDS encoding LysR family transcriptional regulator: protein MRLEQLQAFLSVARTGNFQQAARECGVTQSTISRQIQGLEGDLGISLFHRSSIAKLTVGGEILLPRARRICQEWESARKEISELLAGKQQELCVASIPSLCGYGLPLVLQRFCGSYPEVQLRVTALGSDRALKVLKDGLVDVAIIMHNRFLNSSAELAIDFLFEEPIQVLMASDHPLAQEERVSWQAIAQYPQVVFKDGYGMQRLVNEQFSKQDLQYRVVLELNSLNGFRGAIAQGEWLGILPQSAIQLACEDSNVTYRALQPTAADGGKHLTRQVVLVTTRDRLQLPPIRNFCSLVLEYIPAQFASNGAIASGA from the coding sequence ATGCGTTTAGAGCAATTACAAGCCTTCTTATCTGTTGCTAGGACTGGAAATTTTCAACAGGCAGCACGGGAGTGCGGCGTTACTCAATCCACAATTAGTCGGCAGATTCAAGGATTAGAGGGAGATTTGGGTATCTCCTTGTTTCATCGTTCCTCGATCGCCAAACTCACGGTAGGCGGAGAAATCTTACTCCCTCGCGCTCGTCGCATTTGCCAAGAATGGGAAAGTGCCCGGAAAGAAATCTCAGAATTATTAGCTGGAAAGCAACAAGAATTATGCGTTGCTTCGATTCCTTCTCTATGCGGTTATGGACTGCCTCTGGTGTTGCAACGCTTTTGCGGTTCTTATCCTGAGGTGCAACTGCGCGTCACGGCTTTAGGTAGCGATCGCGCTTTGAAAGTTCTGAAAGATGGATTGGTGGATGTGGCGATTATTATGCACAATCGTTTCTTGAATAGCAGCGCCGAGCTAGCGATCGATTTCCTCTTTGAAGAACCGATTCAAGTCCTTATGGCCAGCGATCATCCCCTAGCGCAAGAAGAGCGAGTGTCTTGGCAAGCGATCGCTCAATATCCACAAGTGGTCTTCAAAGATGGCTACGGAATGCAACGACTGGTGAACGAGCAATTCAGCAAGCAAGATTTGCAATATCGAGTAGTTCTAGAATTAAATAGCTTAAATGGGTTTCGGGGGGCGATCGCTCAAGGAGAATGGCTGGGTATTTTACCGCAATCGGCAATCCAACTGGCTTGCGAAGACTCCAACGTTACCTATCGCGCTCTGCAACCGACGGCAGCTGACGGAGGCAAGCATTTAACTCGCCAGGTAGTGTTAGTGACCACCAGAGACCGGCTGCAACTGCCTCCGATTCGGAACTTTTGCTCTCTAGTTCTGGAATATATCCCGGCCCAATTTGCCAGCAATGGGGCGATCGCCAGCGGCGCCTGA
- a CDS encoding flavin-containing monooxygenase yields MKDTLETKRALVIGAGLSGLVAAKELLDVGIKDITIVEKDPDLGGVWGKYCWKSATLTSSKWMTEFGSYPIPNEYPDFLKPEQMMDYLRSFVSHFGLEDRMRFGVEVQEIALNSDGTYRVTTNGETDGNYDFVIVSTGLHGKPSIRSVPGLDNFKGTVMHGNSYNDPGQFKGKRVLCMGLGESGVGINSEISSVADRTIVSASAYVGAIRVFPYSSKPFDQIQFWPIGRLMKDYQEVLTVQLSWITRLPEPLRSFYKNFHPILRAFPNEWVPKAYIPDYWAAKYWPKPNSTFGDMSGNLTRPGSPPDDILYLVKTGQIIPKGRVKEFDENGVSFSDGTREEVDIVVANTGYKAPVAAMKFPNDWEYCHKTLYKGCFHPDMPNLAFVGLVRPTIGSIPAMAEMQARLVAQQFSGQFELPETEALRALIKKEADAHARKSPQMNDRWPHIYFFDQWMEEMAELIGCQPKLSQHLGSWKKLQAYLFGAPMPLRFRQYGPGSVADGCERYIDRVDKLYGEPPMSYVQLYITSMVFYPHVLALAIGAICFFAIHLSAALSIGLAGLFWIAYMTSDVFRFLLSLPTQVITQQWLEDMLPWSNADLKSMSLLLSAGEKIDYQNPPVFENDAIAKT; encoded by the coding sequence GTGAAAGACACCCTTGAAACAAAGCGAGCACTAGTCATTGGTGCTGGTTTATCTGGCTTAGTGGCTGCCAAGGAGCTGTTGGATGTTGGTATCAAAGATATCACAATTGTAGAAAAAGATCCAGATTTAGGGGGAGTTTGGGGAAAGTATTGCTGGAAAAGTGCAACCCTAACCTCTTCCAAGTGGATGACAGAGTTTGGTTCCTATCCCATTCCCAATGAATATCCTGATTTTCTCAAACCCGAACAAATGATGGACTATCTCCGGTCATTTGTCAGTCATTTTGGGCTAGAAGATCGGATGCGCTTTGGGGTTGAAGTCCAAGAAATTGCCCTCAACTCAGATGGAACCTATCGCGTTACAACCAACGGAGAAACCGATGGTAACTACGATTTCGTCATCGTCAGCACCGGATTGCACGGCAAACCCTCCATCCGTTCCGTTCCAGGGTTAGACAACTTCAAAGGAACCGTGATGCACGGCAACTCCTACAACGACCCCGGACAATTCAAAGGCAAACGGGTACTGTGCATGGGACTCGGTGAAAGCGGAGTCGGGATCAATTCCGAAATCAGTAGCGTCGCCGACAGAACGATTGTCTCTGCAAGCGCCTACGTTGGTGCAATTCGCGTCTTTCCTTACAGCAGTAAGCCATTCGATCAGATTCAGTTCTGGCCCATCGGTCGCTTAATGAAAGACTATCAAGAAGTCCTCACCGTTCAACTGAGCTGGATTACGCGGCTTCCCGAACCCTTGCGATCGTTTTACAAGAACTTTCACCCCATCTTAAGAGCCTTTCCGAATGAATGGGTGCCCAAAGCTTATATTCCGGACTATTGGGCAGCAAAATACTGGCCGAAACCCAATAGTACCTTTGGGGATATGAGCGGCAATCTCACTCGCCCCGGCTCGCCTCCCGATGATATTCTGTATTTAGTGAAAACAGGACAAATTATTCCGAAAGGCCGAGTCAAAGAATTCGACGAAAATGGCGTTTCTTTCAGTGATGGAACTCGCGAAGAAGTTGATATCGTCGTCGCCAACACCGGCTACAAAGCTCCCGTTGCTGCGATGAAATTCCCGAACGACTGGGAATATTGTCATAAGACGCTGTATAAAGGATGTTTCCATCCAGACATGCCGAACTTAGCCTTTGTTGGCTTAGTCCGACCCACCATTGGTTCGATTCCAGCCATGGCAGAAATGCAGGCTCGTCTGGTTGCCCAACAATTTTCCGGTCAGTTTGAACTGCCCGAAACAGAAGCCTTAAGAGCATTGATTAAAAAAGAAGCAGATGCTCACGCTCGTAAGTCTCCACAAATGAACGATCGCTGGCCCCACATCTACTTCTTCGACCAATGGATGGAAGAGATGGCCGAATTAATTGGCTGCCAGCCAAAACTGAGCCAACATCTGGGATCGTGGAAGAAATTGCAAGCGTACTTATTTGGCGCGCCGATGCCTCTGCGCTTCCGTCAGTACGGGCCGGGTTCTGTGGCTGATGGTTGCGAACGTTATATCGATCGCGTAGACAAGCTTTACGGCGAACCCCCAATGTCCTACGTTCAACTCTATATCACCAGCATGGTGTTCTATCCCCATGTTCTGGCCCTGGCAATTGGAGCCATTTGCTTCTTTGCAATCCATTTGTCCGCAGCCTTGAGTATTGGTTTAGCCGGATTGTTCTGGATTGCTTACATGACGAGTGATGTCTTCCGATTCCTCTTGTCTTTACCCACGCAAGTCATTACCCAGCAATGGCTGGAAGATATGCTGCCTTGGTCGAATGCCGATCTCAAGTCTATGAGTCTGTTGTTGTCAGCGGGCGAAAAAATTGACTATCAAAATCCTCCAGTGTTTGAGAACGATGCGATCGCGAAAACCTAG
- a CDS encoding alpha-D-glucose phosphate-specific phosphoglucomutase has protein sequence MTIKTISTQPFTDQKPGTSGLRKKVPTFTQPHYLENFIQSIFDSLDDYQGKTLVLGGDGRYYNRTAIQTILKIAAANGVGCTLVGQGGILSTPAASCIIRKNQAFGGIILSASHNPGGPDEDFGVKYNVSNGGPAPEKVTSAIYDRSKTIDSYKILEAADLNLDQVGSFKLGDMTVEVINSVADYGELMESLFDFNAIRAYLASGEFRMCMDSLHAVTGPYAKDLFETRLGAPQGTVQNGVPLEDFGGGHPDPNLVYARDLVEVLYGENAPDFGAASDGDGDRNMILGRHFFVTPSDSLAVLAANATLVPGYKDGLAGVARSMPTSGAPDRVAKKLGISCYETPTGWKFFGNLLDAGKATLCGEESFGTGSNHVREKDGLWAVLFWLNILAVKRQSVEDIVREHWKIYGRNYYSRHDYEGVDTEPANTLMSNLRSLVTDLKGKQYGDYTVEYADDFSYTDPIDGSVASKQGIRIGFTDGSRIVFRLSGTGTQGATLRVYLEQYEPDASQHHYDPQDALAPLIRLADEIAQIRTLTGRDKPTVIT, from the coding sequence ATGACTATTAAAACTATTTCAACTCAACCGTTTACCGACCAGAAACCCGGAACCTCGGGTTTGCGCAAAAAGGTTCCCACCTTTACGCAACCCCACTATCTGGAGAACTTCATCCAATCGATTTTTGACAGTTTAGACGACTATCAAGGCAAAACTCTAGTCCTCGGTGGAGATGGACGGTACTATAACCGCACTGCCATCCAAACCATCCTGAAAATAGCTGCAGCTAATGGCGTGGGTTGTACTCTTGTCGGCCAGGGAGGAATTTTATCCACTCCCGCCGCTTCTTGCATTATCCGTAAAAACCAAGCCTTTGGCGGAATTATTCTCTCCGCGAGTCATAACCCCGGAGGGCCCGATGAAGACTTTGGCGTGAAATACAATGTCAGCAATGGCGGCCCCGCTCCGGAAAAGGTGACTAGCGCCATTTACGATCGCTCCAAAACCATCGACAGTTATAAAATCTTAGAAGCCGCCGACCTTAACCTCGACCAAGTGGGAAGCTTCAAGCTCGGGGATATGACCGTTGAAGTGATTAACTCGGTTGCTGACTATGGTGAATTGATGGAGTCTTTATTTGACTTTAACGCCATCCGCGCTTACCTGGCTTCTGGAGAGTTTCGCATGTGTATGGACTCCCTCCATGCAGTCACCGGTCCTTACGCGAAAGACTTATTTGAAACTCGGCTCGGCGCGCCACAGGGAACCGTACAAAACGGCGTTCCTTTGGAAGACTTTGGTGGCGGACACCCCGACCCCAACCTGGTTTACGCCCGCGATTTGGTAGAAGTACTCTACGGCGAGAATGCTCCAGATTTCGGCGCGGCTTCCGATGGAGATGGCGATCGCAATATGATTCTCGGCCGTCACTTTTTTGTCACTCCCAGCGACAGTTTAGCCGTCCTCGCTGCCAATGCAACCCTGGTACCGGGGTATAAAGACGGACTTGCTGGAGTCGCCCGCTCCATGCCGACGAGCGGAGCGCCAGATCGAGTAGCGAAGAAACTGGGTATTAGTTGCTACGAAACTCCCACCGGTTGGAAGTTCTTCGGTAACTTGCTCGATGCCGGAAAAGCAACTCTCTGCGGCGAAGAAAGCTTCGGCACCGGTTCCAACCACGTTCGGGAGAAAGACGGTCTCTGGGCAGTCTTATTCTGGTTGAATATTCTCGCCGTGAAGCGCCAGTCCGTCGAGGATATTGTCCGAGAACACTGGAAAATTTACGGTCGCAACTACTACTCGCGCCACGACTACGAAGGGGTAGATACGGAACCGGCGAATACGCTGATGAGTAATTTGCGATCGCTCGTCACCGACCTGAAAGGCAAGCAATACGGCGACTACACTGTCGAATATGCCGACGACTTCAGCTATACCGACCCCATTGATGGTAGCGTTGCCAGCAAACAAGGTATCCGTATTGGCTTTACCGACGGCTCGCGCATTGTCTTCCGCCTCTCGGGTACGGGAACTCAAGGCGCCACGCTCCGGGTATATTTAGAACAATACGAACCCGATGCCAGCCAGCATCATTACGACCCCCAAGACGCTCTCGCACCCCTGATCCGACTGGCGGACGAAATTGCCCAAATTCGTACGCTTACCGGCCGCGATAAACCGACCGTCATTACTTAA
- the ilvB gene encoding biosynthetic-type acetolactate synthase large subunit: protein MPAIAVTTTRRTGAYALMDSLKRHGVKHIFGYPGGAILPIYDELYRCETAGDLQHILVRHEQGATHAADGYARATGQVGVCFGTSGPGATNLVTGIATAQMDSIPMVAITGQVARAAIGTDAFQETDIFGITLPIVKHSYVVRRAEDMARIVAEAFHIASSGRPGPVLIDVPKDVGLEECDYTPVEPGSIKLPGYRPTVKGNPRQVNQAIALMQKAERPLLYVGGGAIASGAHAEIKELAELFQIPVTTTCMGKGIFDEKHPLSVGMLGMHGTAYANFAVSECDLLVAIGARFDDRVTGKLDEFASRAEVIHIDIDPAEVGKNREPQVPIVGDVRQVLIDVLARCHQMGLSTRPHQTTLWLERVNRWRTDYPLQIPRPATELSPQETIYDIGQAAPDAFYTTDVGQHQMWSAQFLDNGPRQWITSGGLGTMGYGIPAAMGVKTALSDRQVICIAGDASVQMNIQELGTIAQYNIGVKIVIINNGWQGMVRQWQETFYGERYSASNMEVGMPDFVKLAEAYGIKGIQVGSREELQVAIAQMLADDQPLLLDVRVSRNENCYPMVAPGKSNAQMIGLPTPKSQSAPELVYCPSCGAPNQRSNKFCPECGAKV, encoded by the coding sequence ATGCCGGCGATCGCGGTCACGACAACTCGCAGAACGGGCGCATATGCCTTGATGGATAGTCTTAAGCGCCATGGAGTGAAACATATTTTTGGGTATCCGGGCGGGGCTATTTTGCCGATCTATGACGAATTGTATCGGTGCGAGACTGCCGGAGATTTGCAGCATATTTTGGTGAGGCACGAACAAGGCGCGACCCACGCAGCAGATGGTTATGCTCGCGCTACCGGGCAGGTGGGAGTTTGCTTTGGTACGTCGGGACCGGGTGCAACCAATCTGGTGACCGGGATTGCGACGGCGCAGATGGATTCGATCCCGATGGTGGCGATCACGGGACAGGTAGCGCGAGCGGCCATCGGAACCGATGCCTTCCAAGAAACGGATATTTTTGGCATTACTTTACCGATTGTGAAGCATTCCTATGTGGTGCGTCGGGCAGAAGATATGGCACGGATTGTGGCGGAAGCGTTTCATATTGCCAGTAGCGGGCGTCCCGGACCGGTGTTAATCGATGTTCCGAAGGATGTGGGATTGGAAGAGTGCGACTATACTCCAGTGGAACCGGGAAGCATTAAGCTGCCCGGCTATCGTCCGACGGTGAAGGGCAATCCCCGACAAGTGAATCAGGCGATCGCATTGATGCAAAAGGCGGAGCGGCCGTTACTCTATGTTGGTGGAGGCGCGATCGCCTCTGGCGCTCATGCCGAAATTAAAGAACTGGCCGAGCTGTTCCAAATCCCAGTCACCACAACCTGTATGGGTAAAGGGATTTTTGATGAAAAGCATCCTCTATCTGTCGGCATGTTGGGAATGCACGGCACGGCGTATGCCAACTTTGCGGTGAGCGAATGCGATTTATTGGTTGCGATCGGCGCGCGATTTGACGATCGCGTGACCGGAAAGCTAGATGAGTTTGCCTCCCGCGCTGAAGTCATTCACATTGATATCGATCCGGCTGAAGTTGGTAAAAATCGAGAGCCGCAAGTCCCCATTGTCGGCGACGTACGCCAAGTCCTAATCGACGTGCTCGCTCGCTGCCATCAAATGGGATTATCCACTCGCCCCCATCAAACCACATTGTGGTTGGAGCGAGTCAATCGCTGGCGCACCGATTATCCTTTGCAAATTCCTCGTCCGGCAACGGAGTTATCTCCGCAAGAAACCATTTATGATATCGGCCAGGCTGCTCCGGATGCGTTCTACACCACCGATGTCGGACAGCATCAAATGTGGTCGGCTCAATTCCTCGATAACGGTCCCCGTCAGTGGATTACTAGTGGCGGTTTGGGAACCATGGGCTACGGTATTCCAGCAGCAATGGGAGTGAAAACGGCCCTGAGCGATCGCCAAGTCATTTGCATTGCAGGAGATGCCAGCGTACAAATGAATATTCAAGAGCTGGGCACGATCGCTCAATACAATATTGGCGTGAAAATTGTCATTATTAACAATGGATGGCAAGGAATGGTACGCCAATGGCAAGAAACCTTCTATGGCGAACGCTATTCCGCCTCCAATATGGAAGTGGGAATGCCCGATTTTGTCAAACTGGCAGAAGCTTACGGGATTAAGGGAATCCAAGTTGGGAGTCGCGAAGAATTGCAAGTGGCGATCGCCCAAATGCTGGCCGACGACCAACCCCTCCTGCTGGACGTGCGCGTCAGTCGCAATGAAAATTGCTATCCCATGGTGGCTCCAGGTAAGAGCAATGCACAAATGATTGGTTTGCCAACTCCCAAAAGTCAATCTGCGCCAGAGTTAGTCTACTGCCCCAGTTGCGGTGCCCCCAATCAACGGAGTAACAAATTCTGCCCCGAGTGCGGCGCAAAAGTTTAA
- a CDS encoding CobW family GTP-binding protein: MTSATTSNPATSTESAAKSLPVTIITGFLGSGKTTLLNHILSNQQGVKTAVLVNEFGDIGIDNALIVSAEEDMVELTNGCICCTINNELADAVYRVLEKQDELDYLVVETTGIADPLPVALTFLGTELRDLTRLDSIITLVDAENYSLDLFNSEAAYSQIAYGDIILLNKTDLVDEAEADSVEVKIRDIKPDARILRTVNSAIAIPLILSVGLFQSDRYFESESEHDRDHDHGHDHHDHHHHDHGHEHHDRHASHDHGHDHHDHHHHSHHLENDGFMSVSFESDRQLSIKQFQKFLDHHLPPNVFRGKGILWFDESPLRHIFHLSGKRFTLDDQEWEGEPKNQLVLIGQNLDTEELLAQLNQCLTLSSTNRGKWFGG; the protein is encoded by the coding sequence ATGACTTCAGCCACAACCTCGAACCCAGCGACCTCCACAGAAAGTGCCGCAAAATCCCTGCCTGTTACTATCATTACTGGATTTCTCGGCAGTGGGAAAACTACCCTACTCAATCATATTCTCAGCAATCAGCAAGGGGTGAAAACTGCCGTACTTGTCAATGAGTTTGGCGACATAGGCATCGACAATGCGCTAATTGTTTCTGCCGAAGAAGATATGGTGGAATTGACCAACGGGTGTATTTGTTGCACGATTAACAATGAGTTAGCAGATGCTGTTTATCGAGTTTTAGAAAAACAAGATGAATTAGATTATTTAGTTGTGGAAACAACAGGAATTGCCGATCCGCTGCCAGTTGCCTTGACATTTTTAGGTACGGAGCTGCGCGATTTAACTCGTCTGGATTCGATTATTACTTTGGTGGATGCGGAAAACTATAGCTTAGACTTATTTAATTCGGAAGCTGCCTATAGTCAAATTGCTTACGGCGATATTATTCTACTCAACAAAACCGATCTGGTAGATGAAGCCGAGGCCGATAGTGTAGAAGTTAAAATTCGCGATATTAAACCGGATGCGCGCATCTTAAGAACGGTGAATAGTGCGATCGCGATTCCCTTAATTTTGAGTGTGGGACTATTCCAATCCGATCGCTATTTTGAATCGGAATCGGAACACGATCGCGACCATGACCATGGACACGACCATCACGACCATCATCACCATGACCATGGACACGAGCACCATGACCGCCATGCCAGTCACGACCATGGGCACGACCATCACGACCATCATCACCATTCTCACCATCTGGAAAATGATGGATTTATGTCCGTTTCATTTGAGAGCGATCGCCAACTTTCAATCAAACAATTCCAAAAATTTCTCGACCATCATCTTCCTCCCAATGTATTCCGTGGCAAAGGCATTCTTTGGTTTGATGAAAGCCCCTTGCGCCACATTTTCCACCTCAGCGGAAAGCGGTTCACCTTAGACGACCAGGAATGGGAGGGAGAGCCAAAAAACCAACTGGTCTTAATCGGCCAAAACCTGGATACTGAAGAATTACTCGCTCAACTAAACCAGTGTCTGACCCTATCTTCGACCAACCGAGGTAAATGGTTTGGCGGTTAA
- a CDS encoding DEAD/DEAH box helicase, which yields MNSSSSPRDLNPKTLFPFALDEFQERAIAALNANKSVVVCAPTGSGKTLIGEYAIYRALTRGKRVFYTTPLKALSNQKLRDFSQQFGAENVGLVTGDLSLNREAPVVIMTTEVFRNMLYGTPIGQIGTSIQGVETVVLDECHYMNDRQRGTVWEESIIYCPTNIQLVALSATVANSDQLTDWIAEVHGPTELIYSDFRPVPLQYNFCNLKGIFPLLNGKKTRINPLLLKTKFKGKKPPKVKPKDGVPTLLSVVSQLQERKMLPAIYFIFSRKGCDRAVNDTVGLSLLTPEEKRQVAIHIEQVLQEHPEAIRRSQVECLYRGVAAHHAGLLPAWKALTEELFQRGLIKVMFATETLAAGINMPARTTVISSLSKRTDRGHRLLNPSEFLQMAGRAGRRGMDDLGHLVVVETRFEGAKEAGYLAMSGADPLVSQFTPSYGMVLNLLQTHSIEEAKQLIERSFGQYMANLSLIPQQEAIATLEDEREQVYGKLSPYGELHAIEEQAGTYKKLQERLREAKRLLKTLQNQAERARTKDLAVAIDFSVQGTVLSLKGKYITVPQPIPAILVQKVSSSGQAPYLVCLGRDNRWMVATYGDVVGIYGDIPRFRVVDSWELPVELALKPGECRRGNQETEAIAGQIPAIEPTLAAPEVDEQQELVDRIGDMVVQHPVHRWSDRARVLKRISRMARLEKEISDRREKFEQLKSRYWEEFLNLIAILQAFDALDSQLVPTPLGQSAATLRGENELWLGIALTSPTFVDLEPHHLAAACAALVIETPRPDSWTNYNTSDMVIDALVDLQPLRRQLFQQQRRYEVALPIWLEYELISLVEQWARDRDWTELCEQTSLDEGDIVRLLRRTLDLLSQIPHIPHVSEILKENALWAMKLLNRFPVNETKT from the coding sequence GTGAATAGCTCCTCTTCTCCTCGCGACCTCAATCCAAAAACCCTGTTCCCATTTGCACTCGACGAGTTTCAAGAACGGGCGATCGCTGCATTAAATGCTAATAAATCTGTTGTTGTCTGCGCGCCAACGGGTTCGGGGAAAACCTTAATTGGCGAATATGCTATCTATCGCGCTCTCACTCGTGGCAAGCGAGTCTTCTACACCACTCCTCTCAAAGCACTTTCCAATCAAAAATTGCGCGACTTCAGCCAGCAATTTGGTGCCGAAAATGTCGGTTTAGTTACCGGAGATTTATCCCTCAATCGCGAAGCTCCCGTGGTTATTATGACCACAGAAGTGTTTCGCAATATGCTCTATGGAACGCCCATCGGCCAAATTGGCACATCCATTCAAGGCGTAGAAACCGTCGTTCTCGACGAATGCCATTACATGAACGATCGCCAGCGCGGCACGGTTTGGGAAGAGTCAATTATTTATTGCCCTACTAATATCCAATTAGTCGCTCTCTCGGCCACGGTGGCTAACAGCGACCAACTCACGGACTGGATCGCAGAAGTGCACGGCCCCACCGAGCTGATTTACTCCGACTTCCGACCGGTTCCCTTGCAATACAATTTTTGCAACCTGAAGGGTATTTTTCCCCTCCTCAATGGTAAGAAAACTCGTATTAATCCTCTCCTGCTGAAAACCAAATTCAAAGGCAAAAAACCGCCGAAAGTTAAACCCAAAGACGGAGTTCCCACCCTGCTTTCTGTAGTGAGTCAACTGCAAGAGCGGAAAATGCTCCCGGCAATTTACTTTATTTTCTCGCGCAAAGGGTGCGATCGCGCCGTCAACGATACTGTCGGACTCTCGCTCCTCACCCCAGAAGAAAAGCGCCAAGTCGCGATCCACATCGAGCAAGTCTTGCAAGAGCATCCGGAAGCCATTCGGCGATCGCAAGTGGAATGCTTGTATCGAGGGGTTGCCGCCCATCATGCCGGGTTATTGCCTGCGTGGAAAGCCTTAACTGAAGAACTATTTCAGCGGGGATTAATTAAGGTGATGTTTGCCACCGAAACCCTAGCCGCTGGAATTAACATGCCCGCTCGCACCACCGTTATCTCCAGTTTATCGAAACGCACCGATCGCGGCCATCGCCTGCTCAACCCTTCCGAGTTCTTGCAAATGGCGGGTCGAGCCGGACGGCGCGGTATGGACGATCTCGGGCATTTAGTCGTGGTCGAAACTCGCTTTGAGGGAGCCAAAGAAGCGGGATATTTAGCCATGTCCGGCGCCGATCCCTTGGTCAGCCAGTTTACTCCCAGTTATGGTATGGTGCTCAATCTGTTGCAAACTCACAGCATTGAAGAGGCCAAACAACTGATCGAACGCAGTTTCGGGCAGTATATGGCCAATTTGAGTTTAATTCCGCAACAAGAGGCGATCGCCACCTTAGAAGACGAACGAGAGCAAGTATACGGCAAACTCTCTCCCTATGGCGAGTTACACGCGATCGAGGAACAAGCAGGGACTTATAAGAAATTGCAGGAGAGACTCAGAGAAGCGAAACGGTTATTGAAAACTCTGCAAAACCAAGCCGAACGGGCGCGAACCAAGGATCTGGCAGTGGCGATCGATTTTTCCGTGCAAGGAACGGTCTTGAGTTTGAAAGGCAAGTATATTACCGTTCCTCAGCCGATTCCGGCAATTTTGGTGCAAAAAGTCTCCAGCAGCGGTCAAGCCCCTTATTTGGTCTGTTTGGGGCGGGATAATCGCTGGATGGTGGCGACCTATGGAGATGTGGTCGGAATTTATGGAGATATTCCTCGGTTTCGAGTCGTCGATAGCTGGGAATTGCCGGTAGAGCTGGCGCTCAAACCCGGAGAATGTCGCCGGGGGAACCAGGAAACAGAGGCGATCGCCGGGCAAATTCCAGCCATTGAGCCAACATTAGCTGCTCCCGAAGTAGACGAACAGCAAGAGTTAGTCGATCGAATTGGTGACATGGTCGTCCAGCATCCCGTTCATCGTTGGAGCGATCGCGCCCGCGTGTTGAAGCGGATTTCTCGGATGGCACGATTAGAGAAAGAAATTAGCGATCGGCGCGAGAAGTTCGAGCAACTCAAATCTCGGTATTGGGAAGAATTTCTCAACCTCATTGCCATTTTGCAAGCCTTTGACGCCCTCGATTCGCAACTCGTACCCACTCCCCTCGGCCAGTCGGCAGCAACTCTGCGCGGGGAAAACGAATTGTGGTTGGGTATTGCGTTAACGTCCCCAACCTTCGTCGATCTAGAACCGCACCATTTAGCTGCAGCTTGTGCGGCGTTAGTCATCGAAACTCCCCGTCCTGATAGTTGGACGAATTACAATACCTCCGACATGGTTATTGATGCTCTCGTAGACCTGCAACCGCTGCGCCGCCAACTGTTTCAACAGCAACGGCGCTATGAAGTGGCGTTGCCCATTTGGTTAGAGTATGAATTAATCTCTTTAGTGGAACAATGGGCCCGAGACCGAGATTGGACAGAACTGTGCGAACAGACCAGTTTAGATGAAGGAGACATTGTTAGGCTGCTACGGCGCACTCTCGATCTGCTTTCGCAAATTCCCCACATTCCCCATGTCTCGGAAATACTGAAGGAGAATGCGCTATGGGCAATGAAGCTACTCAACCGCTTCCCGGTGAATGAAACCAAAACCTAA
- a CDS encoding Uma2 family endonuclease: MNWQDVCENRTLQDLPFKIELNRWGQIVMSPAKLKHSFYQGRIQFWLERLVITGVTMPECAIETTDGVKVADVVWLSDKICDRILEETAASVAPEICVEVKSASNTLEEMTEKKQLYFAAGAEEVWYCNEQGEMRFYNPQGELERSQLVPEFPTEIKRQRAN; the protein is encoded by the coding sequence ATGAACTGGCAAGACGTTTGCGAAAATCGAACGCTGCAAGATCTCCCCTTTAAGATTGAGTTGAATCGATGGGGGCAAATTGTCATGAGTCCTGCCAAATTAAAGCATTCATTTTACCAGGGCAGAATTCAATTCTGGTTGGAACGACTGGTGATAACTGGCGTAACTATGCCTGAATGCGCTATAGAAACTACAGATGGAGTGAAAGTCGCTGATGTGGTTTGGCTCTCGGATAAAATCTGCGATCGCATCTTAGAAGAAACTGCAGCCTCTGTGGCTCCCGAAATTTGCGTGGAAGTGAAATCGGCAAGCAATACATTAGAGGAAATGACAGAAAAAAAACAGCTCTATTTTGCGGCAGGTGCTGAAGAAGTTTGGTATTGCAACGAGCAAGGTGAAATGAGATTTTATAATCCACAGGGAGAGTTAGAGCGATCGCAATTAGTGCCGGAATTTCCCACAGAAATTAAACGCCAGCGAGCTAACTGA